GAGGGGGCCCGGTCGATCACCGGTCCGTTTCTGGGGTCGCTCGGCGCGGGCGCCGTCCTGGTGGGGGTGGTGACGGGCGCCGGTGAGGCGGCGGGCCTGGTTCTACGGCTGGTGAGCGGTCCGGCGGCGGAGCGGTCGGGCCGGTACTGGGGCTGGACGATCGCCGGGTACGGCCTGACGGTCGTGGCGGTGCCCGCTCTGGCGCTGCCGGTCGGGCTGGCAGGGGCGTGCGCGCTCGTGGTGGCCGAACGGGTGGGCAAGGCGACGCGCAGCCCGGCCAAGGACACGTTGCTCTCCCATGCCGGCAGCCCGGTGGGACGCGGGACGGCGTTCGCGGTGCACGAAGCGCTGGACCAGACAGGCGCGTTCGCGGGACCGCTACTGGTCGCGGCCGCCGTCGCATGGCACGGGTACGGCCTCGGCTTCGGGATCCTGGCGCTCCCCGGCGCCGCGGTCCTGATCGTTCTCGTCTGGCTGGCCCGCCGCGTCCCCGACCCGCGGGTCTACGAGGACACCGCCGCGCGGATCCCCGCCGAGATTCCGGCGACGGGCTCCGCGGCCGTCCGTAGGTTCAAACCGCTCGCGGGACTGGGCCGGGTCTTCTGGCGCTACGCGGTGTTCTCCGCCGTGACGATGGCGGGGTTCGCCACTTTCGGGCTGATCGGATTCCATCTGGTGGAGGCGGGCCTGATGCGTCCGCAGGCGGTGCCCTTGGTGTACGCCGGCGCGATGGCGGTCGACGCGGTCGCGGCGCTGGCCACGGGCCGGTTGTTCGACAGATGGGGCTTGCGCGTCCTGGTGGCGCTGCCGGTGCTGGCCGGCACCGGCACCGCCCTGGCGTTCGCCGGCTCCCTGGGTCCGGTGCTGGCCGGCGCGGCGCTGTGGGGCGCGGCGATGGGGGTACAGGAATCGACGATGCGGGCGGCGGTAGCCGACCTCGTCCCGGCCGCACGCCGCCCGACCGCATACGGAGCCTTCGCCGCGGTCTACGGAACCGCCTGGCTCATCGGCGGAGCAGGACTCGGCGCCCTCTACGGGCACGCGCACGCCGCGTTGGTGCCGGTCGTGGTGAGCGTGCAGGCGATAGCGCTGGCCGCCCTGTGGTGGGCCGTATCAGCGGCCGAGCCCGACGGCACGACAACCACCTGACCGACCTGGATCTGAGCAGGTGTCGCATCGCCGAAGCGCTACGCACCACTACCCGAACCCCAGGAACGCCACCATCCGCGCCTTGATCGAACGCGGATTGGCCGAGGGCCGCCTCAACCCCGCGCTCGCCCCTGACACGGTCCGCGACCTGCTCTTCGGCCCCCTCATCTACCACTGGCTCGTCACCGGCCACCTGACGACCGCGACAGCGAACAGCCTTGCTGACGCCGCCTGCGCAGCGGTTCGACGCGCCTCTCCCCCGACAGGTCGAGCAGGCGGCACGGCGGGACCAGGTCGCTGAGCGGTCCGGTGCGACCGGGAGCGTGGACGCTTGCAGCAGCAAGCGGTCAGGGCCACACGTGACTAGTGTCCATATGCCTTGACGCCTCCGCTGCCAGGTCGAAGAGCACGGACCACACATGGGCTCGGGCTTACGTCATTGGCGTGAATTCAGGCAAAGTGAGGGCCGAAGGGGCCGGTCGTCCGTCCGCGGCGGGCATGGCACTGAGTCCGCGCAGCCTTTCGTTCCGCTGCTCCAGGGCCTGGACAGTGGTCGGGAACAGTGCGGCACCGCCCTCGCGGACCAGCCCCTGGTTCAGGGTCACGAACCCGCGGGTGTCGCGTTCGTAGGCGGCGAAGCCCGCCGCGTGGTCCCGGTCGGCCAGGGAACCGGCGAGCATGTACGCGCCGACGAGCGCGAGGCTGGTTCCCTGCCCGGTGAGGAACGAGGGCGCATACGCGGCGTCTCCCACCAGCGCGCCCCTGCCGCTGGACCAGCGGGGCATCCGGATCTGGCCGACTCCGTCGAAGAACAGGTCGTCGGCGTCGTGCATGGCGACCAGCATGCCCGGGACTTCCCACCCCGCGTCGGCGAAGACCGCGGCGACCAGTTCCCGTTGGGCCTCCGGGTTCGTCAACGCGCCGAACGGCGGTTCCGGTCGAGCGAAGTTCAAGAACGCGTGGACTTCGTCGTCGTCCCCCACGGCGTAAAGTGCCGCGGCCCTGCCCGGCGTATTCCACATGACGGTCTCATGGGAGAGCCCGAAAGTGTTGCGCATGGTGAACACGGCGAAGCAGTAGCCGAGGTAGCGGTGGAACCGTTCTTCGGGCCCGAACAGCATCTCCCGGGTGCGTGAGTGTGCGCCGTCCGCACCGAAAACCAGGTCGAACGTACGCGTGGCGCCCGTGTGAAAGGTGACGTCGACTCCGTGGCCCGACTGGTCGAGGGTGTCGATGGATTCGTTGAACAAGAACTCCACGTCATCCCGGACCGCCGTGTACAGGGCGTCGGTCAACTCGCCGCGCCGCACCTCCAGATCCCGGTCCGCGACGCCGCCGGTGACGGTGTGCGGGGCGACCGAGGCAACCTCGCCGCCGTCCCCGTCGAGGAAGGTCAGCCGACGCAGGTCGACGTGCGCGTCCCGCAGCCGCGGCAGGATTCCCATCCGCCGGACGACCTCCAGTGCGGTGCCGCGCACATCGACGGGATAGCCGCCGCTGCGAAGGGAGCCCGCCTTCTCCACCACCGTGACGGCGTATCCGTGGCGGGTCAGCCAGAAAGCGAGAGCGGGGCCTGCGATGCCTGCCCCCGATATCAGGACCTTGCGCTTCGGCGCCATGCGGGCGGCAGTCATCACATCAGTACGGGTCATTCCTCGGCTCCTTTGCTCATGGTGCGGACGGCGAACAGGGAGAGCGCCGTGACGGCGCCGGCGATGACGAAGCCGGTGACGAAGGCCGATTCGGCCGGGACGTCCGAACCGGAAGGGGTCCCGGCGGTGAGGAAGGCGCCGCTGACCTGGGCGCCCGCGGCGAAGCCGACCACGCGTGTCACCAGGACCAGGCTGGTGGCGGTTCCGGTGTCGCCGTGCTCGACGGAGGTGGCCGTCCGGACGACCATCGCCGTGACGCAGACGCCACTGGTCAGGGCGATCAGCGCTTTGCCCACGACGAGATGCCAGACCTCGGTGTGCAGGAGCGCCAGGCCGCCCAGCGTGGCCGCCATGGCGCCGATCGCGGCGGTGACCACCGCACCCGCGCCGAAGCGCCGCACCGCGACTCCGCCGAGCGGCCCGCTGACAGCCGCCGTGACGGCGCCGGGCAGCAGGTACCGCCCGATGTCGGTGGAGCCCGCCCCGAAGCCGTACCCGTCGCCGGACACCGCGAGCAGTTGCGGAACGAGGTACATCGACACCGCGGTGCCCACGCAGACGGCGAACGTGATCACGTAGGAGCTCCATATCGGAGGCCTCGCGAGCAGGCGCAGATCGACCATCGGTGAGGCCGTACGACGCTCCACGGCCGTCCATCCGGCCGTGAAGGCGGCCAGCACCAGGACGAGCGCGCCGAGCGCGAGCGGTCGCGAGCCGAGGCCGGGCGCCATCGAGAGCCCGAGCATGAGCGTCAGCAGGACGCCGCTCAGCAGGACCAGGCCGGGCCAGTCGATCCGGGCGTCCGGGCGGGCCGGCGGGTCGTCCGGCATCAGCAGGTGGACGGACAGGGTCGCCACGACGATCGCGAGCGTCGGTATCGCGAACATCCAGTGCCGGGACAGTCCTTCCGCGACGGGCCCGGCGATCAGCGTGCCGAGCATGCCGCCGCCCACGAACAGCCCGCTGACCACCCCGATGGCCACCTGCGACTCCCCCGCCGGGAGGTGCCTGCGCACCAGGATGAACGAGAGCGGCATCGCGCCGACCATCGCG
The sequence above is a segment of the Actinomadura coerulea genome. Coding sequences within it:
- a CDS encoding MFS transporter, whose translation is MASANASEPTGDTPGAGAERATSGSAAALSPWRFIMVFGVVSLLADAVYEGARSITGPFLGSLGAGAVLVGVVTGAGEAAGLVLRLVSGPAAERSGRYWGWTIAGYGLTVVAVPALALPVGLAGACALVVAERVGKATRSPAKDTLLSHAGSPVGRGTAFAVHEALDQTGAFAGPLLVAAAVAWHGYGLGFGILALPGAAVLIVLVWLARRVPDPRVYEDTAARIPAEIPATGSAAVRRFKPLAGLGRVFWRYAVFSAVTMAGFATFGLIGFHLVEAGLMRPQAVPLVYAGAMAVDAVAALATGRLFDRWGLRVLVALPVLAGTGTALAFAGSLGPVLAGAALWGAAMGVQESTMRAAVADLVPAARRPTAYGAFAAVYGTAWLIGGAGLGALYGHAHAALVPVVVSVQAIALAALWWAVSAAEPDGTTTT
- a CDS encoding TetR-like C-terminal domain-containing protein; this translates as MSHRRSATHHYPNPRNATIRALIERGLAEGRLNPALAPDTVRDLLFGPLIYHWLVTGHLTTATANSLADAACAAVRRASPPTGRAGGTAGPGR
- a CDS encoding FAD-dependent monooxygenase, whose translation is MTRTDVMTAARMAPKRKVLISGAGIAGPALAFWLTRHGYAVTVVEKAGSLRSGGYPVDVRGTALEVVRRMGILPRLRDAHVDLRRLTFLDGDGGEVASVAPHTVTGGVADRDLEVRRGELTDALYTAVRDDVEFLFNESIDTLDQSGHGVDVTFHTGATRTFDLVFGADGAHSRTREMLFGPEERFHRYLGYCFAVFTMRNTFGLSHETVMWNTPGRAAALYAVGDDDEVHAFLNFARPEPPFGALTNPEAQRELVAAVFADAGWEVPGMLVAMHDADDLFFDGVGQIRMPRWSSGRGALVGDAAYAPSFLTGQGTSLALVGAYMLAGSLADRDHAAGFAAYERDTRGFVTLNQGLVREGGAALFPTTVQALEQRNERLRGLSAMPAADGRPAPSALTLPEFTPMT
- a CDS encoding MFS transporter; its protein translation is MPVTPAPPVPPPRIRKAAVGALGMLAAATGTLESVVAPTLPLLQRELSMSPAEGALLSIAMLITGALVAPVAGNLGDRHGGKRVMTRLMAVVAAGGLVSSLAPNLPMLLLGQVLQGAMVGAMPLSFILVRRHLPAGESQVAIGVVSGLFVGGGMLGTLIAGPVAEGLSRHWMFAIPTLAIVVATLSVHLLMPDDPPARPDARIDWPGLVLLSGVLLTLMLGLSMAPGLGSRPLALGALVLVLAAFTAGWTAVERRTASPMVDLRLLARPPIWSSYVITFAVCVGTAVSMYLVPQLLAVSGDGYGFGAGSTDIGRYLLPGAVTAAVSGPLGGVAVRRFGAGAVVTAAIGAMAATLGGLALLHTEVWHLVVGKALIALTSGVCVTAMVVRTATSVEHGDTGTATSLVLVTRVVGFAAGAQVSGAFLTAGTPSGSDVPAESAFVTGFVIAGAVTALSLFAVRTMSKGAEE